The genome window AACCATGGTTCGGCAACCCCAGATTGGCACGCATATTTGTTCTGACGCTCAACCCAGGACATGGAAAAGCCGACGATAATCACAGCACGGCAACGCAGGATTTCTTCTGGTCGATGATGGACTGCAAGGCAGATTACTCGGACTACCTGAGCGGCGTTTCACAAGATGGACTAAACTGGGGTAGACGACACTACGGTAGCTTTCTTGAGCGGTCCATGTCTGCAATTTGCAACTTGCGCCTGGTTGCATACCCGAGCCCTGATAAGGCCGCTACGGGCAACATTTCCGCCGCTCCCGCAGACGTTCTTCCCACAGCCAGGCTCATGCGTGATTTTGTTCACAACTCGCTTGCCCCTGCAGCTCGCAACGGTGACTGCTTGTTGCTCGTGATGCGTTCACCACAAGCCTGGGGGTTTGGAAACCCAGACGCGGACAGCTGGGATAATGGGCTGTTCGTCTCTCGAAGCCTGAGGACTGCCTCGATCACACCATCTTCGCGCGTGGGTCCGGCGATACAGGAATGGCTCGCAAAGGTTTAAGCCGGTAACACCGGATTACCCCCCAACCAAGCGCGCCCAAAATCCCTTCTTCCGGGTGCTCTGATCCTCGATCAACGCCGTGATCTTCTGAGCCTGGTCTTTCCAGCTATCCCGATCAGCTCGGGTTTCCTCCAGCATCTCACGCAATAGCTCAACTTCGCGCTCTAACGCACTGGTTTCAGAAGGGGTTTCACTTCCTAACATTGTTCGGGTTGCGCCACTTTCATCTGAAACGGCGGGCCAAACCCGAAAAAGCTCTGATGCTTCGATGATCCACCCACCACCGTCACGTGGTTCTGCGGACAATTTCCCTTTTTTTATGGCTCTTGTGATCGTCGGAACGCTCTTTCCGACTTTCTTCGCTGCCTGCGATGCGGATAGTGACATGCCCGTTACCTCACCCCTTTCAAACCGTAAAAATGTTAGTTTCTGAAAGGGTAACATCTTTACACCCCCGTGTAAAACCTCTCCATGGTGCGCCTTTCATGCGATCTTGACGAAGGATTAAGTTTTTGTATATACATAAACTATGATTACTATCGTCTGGGATGAGCCAAAGCGGCAAACCAATCTGGCAAATCATGGGCTGGACTTCGCGGACCTGGATGAGTGGTTTTTCCTCGAAGCCGTCACCGTTCCCGCAAAAGAGGGTCGCCACATGGCAATTGGACGTCTGGACGATGGGACCATCGCCGTAGTCTTTGCCCTTCTGGGGACAGAAGGCGTCTCGGTGATCTCAATGCGCCCTGCAAGCCGCAAGGAAAGGAGCCTGCTATGACGGACAAGAAGCACACGCCAATCTCCGATGCCGAAGAGGCCCGGATTCAAAAGCTGATCGCCAGTGATCCTGATGCGCCTGAGATCACGGACGCGCAAATGGCGGAGGCTAGGCCGTTCACGGAGGCCTTTCCCGCTCTCGCCGAGAAAATGCGCAAGAACGTCGGCGGGCGCCCCAGGTCGGCAAACCCAAAGGTACCCGTGTCGATCCGGCTGGACCAAGAGGTCGTCGCCAAGCTCAAGGCCACGGGTCCTGGGTGGCAGAGCCGGGTCAACGAAATGCTGCGACGGGAAGTTCTGACCGACCGCTGACAAGCCTGCACCCGACCGCCCCCATATGGCGGGGAGGGCGC of Roseobacter denitrificans OCh 114 contains these proteins:
- a CDS encoding BrnT family toxin gives rise to the protein MITIVWDEPKRQTNLANHGLDFADLDEWFFLEAVTVPAKEGRHMAIGRLDDGTIAVVFALLGTEGVSVISMRPASRKERSLL
- a CDS encoding BrnA antitoxin family protein gives rise to the protein MTDKKHTPISDAEEARIQKLIASDPDAPEITDAQMAEARPFTEAFPALAEKMRKNVGGRPRSANPKVPVSIRLDQEVVAKLKATGPGWQSRVNEMLRREVLTDR